The DNA sequence GCTCGGAAGGTTGTGCCTTTGCCCTGTGTGCCACATCGAGCGCCTGCAGTAGCTCCATCGCCCTTGTGCGTGCTTCTCCATTGCCCCGTCCCGCCAGCATGGGCAAAAGGGCTACGTTGTCGGTTACATCGAGAAAGGGGATCAGATACGGCGACTGGAATATGAATCCTATGCGATCCCGGCGAAGTACCCTGAGGTCGGAAATCTTCCATCCGTTGTCATAAATTACCTCACTGCCCAGTGTCATGCGGCCTCGTGTCGGTTCGATAACCGCACCCAGGCATTTCAGCAGGGTAGTCTTGCCGGCGCCGCTGGGGCCGACGAGTCCAACCACCTCGCCAGGGGCTACACTCATATTTACTTCCCTGAGCGCATTTACGGCAGTCTCGCCTTCACCGTAACGTTTGCTCAAGCCTTCTATATGGATGCCGATTCCTTTGTCCATGTCAGCCTCCGATCGCTGTTGCCGGATCAACCTTGAGTGCCGCGCGTATAGCCATGGTACTCGCAATAGTGCAGACAATCATCACGATTACAAATCCCCGCACTGCATCACCGGGTTCGAGCAGTACATATCTTGGGAAGGCCGGTCCCCAGATTGTGGCGGCTATCTTGCCTACGGTAAAGCCGATCAGGCCCAGCCCCAGCGACTGTTGCAGGATCATACCGGCAATAGTGCTGTTGTGTGTACCGATCAGTTTCAATACAGCGATCTCTCTGATCTTGCCCATGGTCATAGTGTAGATGATGAAAGCAACTATAGCCGCGCTGACGATGGTCAGAATCACGAGGAACATGCCTATTTGTCTGGCAGAGGTAGCAATCAGTTTAGCGACCAGTATCTCTTCCATCTGATCACGGGTATAGACCTGTAAATGCTTCCAGCGGCGGATGTCCTTTGCAACTGCCTCGGGAGAGCGGCCATCAGCTACCCGCACCAGCACTGCATTGACATTGTGGTTGTTTGCCTGAGATGCCTCAATCGCATCCAGCAACCCCGGAACTCCGGGACGATTGAGGGCGGGATTGGCAGCGGTGCGGCTGCGTTCGCTGACAATGGCATCGTTGTCCTTGAGGAATTGTGCCTCCTGTGCATCTTTTAGTGGAATAAACACCATCGGATCGCCGCCGGAGGAAACCATTCGCCGGCTGAGGCCGACCACATTGTAATAATGCCGGCGGATGCGGATACGGTCACCCAGTG is a window from the Nitrospirota bacterium genome containing:
- a CDS encoding ABC transporter ATP-binding protein, translated to MDKGIGIHIEGLSKRYGEGETAVNALREVNMSVAPGEVVGLVGPSGAGKTTLLKCLGAVIEPTRGRMTLGSEVIYDNGWKISDLRVLRRDRIGFIFQSPYLIPFLDVTDNVALLPMLAGRGNGEARTRAMELLQALDVAHRAKAQPSELSGGEQQRVSIARALANKPPVILADEPTAPLDSERALAVMSILNRMAGQYHTAIIVVTHDEKIIPTFKRIYHIRDGQTFEEINESPITIGGVL
- a CDS encoding ABC transporter permease; the protein is MISLAGRDILHSWGKFVLTGLGLGLLIGVTFTMAGVYRGMVDDAKVLLNNSGADLWVVQKDTLGPYAESSSIHDDVYRDILGMPGVAKAANVTYLTMQVRKNSADVRVMVVGFEPGQPGEPGYLTSGRRAVRSHYEAIADVKSGFALGDRIRIRRHYYNVVGLSRRMVSSGGDPMVFIPLKDAQEAQFLKDNDAIVSERSRTAANPALNRPGVPGLLDAIEASQANNHNVNAVLVRVADGRSPEAVAKDIRRWKHLQVYTRDQMEEILVAKLIATSARQIGMFLVILTIVSAAIVAFIIYTMTMGKIREIAVLKLIGTHNSTIAGMILQQSLGLGLIGFTVGKIAATIWGPAFPRYVLLEPGDAVRGFVIVMIVCTIASTMAIRAALKVDPATAIGG